A single window of Rhizobium sp. CCGE531 DNA harbors:
- a CDS encoding PLP-dependent transferase yields the protein MNETPRFDAYRHAIPDALMPPRDDPFDAAVPPIYQTSLFLFDSYKELEDVFAGRSKKPIYSRGDNPTVQLLERRIAEMEGAEEARAFSSGMGAIAAAILAFVGPGDRIVTVRHVYSDAFRFFEKVLKRFGIVVDYIDGTDTEAMIAALPGAKLAYLENPTSMVFELQDLTAIAEAARRHGVVTMVDNSWATPLYQKPLSVGVDIVIHAASKYLGGQSDTVAGLVVGSKAHIDRINSEIYPYTGAKLAPFEAWLVLRNLETLPFRMRHHHEAGLEVASWLQAHGDVTNVMHPALGDHPGKCTFSGFGGLFSFEVSDRIDIADFVDALRLIRIGVSWGGPESLVVPAKAALSISPETNVFARFGVSDRTIRLNVGLHAAKDVIADLEQALTAAKR from the coding sequence ATGAACGAGACCCCGAGATTCGATGCCTACAGACACGCCATTCCGGATGCGTTGATGCCGCCTCGCGACGATCCCTTCGATGCGGCGGTGCCGCCGATCTACCAGACATCTCTCTTCCTGTTCGATAGCTACAAGGAACTGGAGGATGTCTTTGCCGGCCGCTCGAAGAAGCCTATCTACTCGCGGGGCGATAATCCGACCGTGCAGCTTCTGGAGCGCAGGATCGCCGAGATGGAAGGCGCGGAGGAAGCGCGCGCCTTTTCGAGCGGCATGGGCGCCATCGCGGCGGCGATCCTCGCTTTCGTCGGGCCGGGCGACCGCATCGTCACCGTGCGGCACGTCTATAGTGACGCTTTCCGCTTCTTCGAAAAGGTTCTGAAGCGCTTCGGTATCGTCGTCGACTATATCGATGGCACGGACACGGAAGCGATGATCGCAGCGCTTCCCGGCGCCAAGCTTGCCTATCTCGAAAACCCGACCTCGATGGTTTTCGAGCTGCAGGATCTGACCGCCATCGCCGAGGCGGCACGCCGTCATGGTGTCGTGACGATGGTTGACAACTCCTGGGCAACGCCGCTCTACCAGAAGCCGCTCTCCGTGGGTGTCGATATCGTCATTCACGCCGCGTCGAAATATCTCGGCGGGCAGAGCGACACCGTGGCCGGCCTCGTCGTCGGCTCCAAGGCGCATATCGATCGCATCAACAGCGAAATCTACCCCTATACGGGCGCGAAGCTCGCCCCTTTCGAGGCATGGCTTGTCCTACGCAATCTCGAGACCCTGCCATTCCGAATGCGCCATCATCATGAAGCCGGCCTCGAAGTGGCATCCTGGCTGCAGGCGCATGGGGACGTGACCAATGTCATGCATCCGGCACTCGGTGATCATCCCGGAAAGTGCACCTTCAGCGGCTTCGGAGGGCTGTTTTCCTTCGAGGTTTCCGACCGCATCGACATCGCCGATTTCGTCGACGCACTGCGCCTCATCCGCATCGGCGTGAGCTGGGGTGGGCCGGAAAGCCTGGTGGTGCCGGCCAAAGCTGCGCTCAGCATCTCGCCAGAGACCAATGTCTTCGCGCGCTTCGGCGTCAGCGACCGCACGATCCGCCTGAATGTCGGGCTCCACGCGGCAAAGGACGTCATTGCCGATCTCGAGCAGGCGCTCACGGCAGCGAAGCGCTAG
- the lysA gene encoding diaminopimelate decarboxylase, translated as MTIPSNETLSALAGEYGTPLWIYDAAAIRRRIAQLSAFDVVRYAQKACSNIHILREMRKVGVRVDAVSLGEIERAMRAGFVAGSVSGAAELVFTADVFDRPTLDRVVADKVEVNIGSIDMLHQLGERSPGHRVWLRINPGFGHGHSKKTNTGGESSKHGIWFGQLQEAVALTRQYSLTLVGLHMHIGSGVDYGHLQRVCGAMVGFCRELGVDIEAISAGGGLSVPYREGEEEIDPAHYFSLWDAARREIETHFGHPIRLEIEPGRFLTADSGVLLAEVRAVKMMGRNRFVLVDAGFSDLARPAMYGSYHHISVIPGKTPRNAAGAIFPSVVAGPLCESGDVFTQTDSGTVETRDLPETHVGDYLVFHGAGAYGATMSSNYNSRLYAPEVLVDDETHRLIRRRQTFDELLALEGN; from the coding sequence ATGACTATTCCTTCCAATGAAACACTGAGCGCGCTTGCCGGCGAATATGGAACGCCGCTCTGGATCTACGATGCCGCTGCGATCCGTCGCCGTATTGCGCAACTCTCCGCCTTCGACGTCGTTCGCTACGCACAGAAAGCCTGTTCGAACATTCATATCTTGCGGGAAATGCGCAAGGTGGGCGTGCGGGTCGATGCCGTCTCGCTAGGCGAGATCGAGCGAGCGATGCGGGCCGGCTTCGTCGCTGGTAGCGTGTCGGGCGCGGCGGAGCTGGTCTTCACCGCCGACGTCTTCGACCGACCGACCCTTGATCGCGTCGTTGCCGACAAGGTCGAGGTGAATATCGGCTCCATCGACATGCTGCATCAGCTCGGCGAACGCTCGCCTGGCCATAGAGTCTGGCTGCGCATCAATCCCGGTTTTGGACATGGCCATAGCAAGAAGACCAATACCGGTGGCGAAAGCAGCAAGCACGGCATCTGGTTCGGGCAATTGCAGGAGGCCGTGGCGCTGACGCGGCAATATTCCCTGACGCTGGTCGGCCTGCATATGCATATCGGCTCCGGCGTCGATTATGGGCACCTGCAGCGCGTCTGCGGCGCGATGGTCGGTTTCTGTCGCGAGCTTGGTGTCGATATCGAGGCGATCTCGGCCGGCGGCGGTCTTTCCGTGCCCTACAGAGAGGGTGAGGAGGAGATCGATCCCGCTCATTATTTCTCGCTTTGGGATGCGGCACGACGCGAGATCGAAACGCATTTCGGCCATCCGATCCGGCTGGAGATCGAGCCGGGACGCTTCCTGACCGCGGATTCCGGCGTATTGCTTGCCGAGGTGAGGGCCGTTAAGATGATGGGCCGCAACCGCTTCGTGCTGGTCGATGCCGGTTTCAGCGATCTTGCCCGACCGGCCATGTATGGCAGCTATCACCACATTTCGGTGATCCCGGGCAAGACACCTCGCAATGCCGCGGGCGCAATCTTCCCGAGCGTCGTCGCAGGTCCCCTTTGCGAATCCGGCGACGTCTTCACGCAGACGGATTCCGGCACGGTCGAAACGCGCGATCTGCCCGAAACCCATGTCGGCGATTATCTCGTGTTCCACGGCGCCGGCGCCTATGGGGCGACGATGTCGTCGAACTACAACAGCCGCCTCTATGCACCTGAGGTCCTTGTCGACGACGAGACACATCGATTGATCCGCAGGCGCCAGACATTTGACGAACTGCTGGCGCTGGAAGGCAACTAA
- a CDS encoding GNAT family N-acetyltransferase: protein MDASVALRGEKTAEGSFDLRLPASGFVSHALACVQPLIVSQGRASGSFCVEQNGIEVASGFLSGPAANQLVFDTISSAALPAFGEDIVNAVSEAILTCNPHVVCFEIELADDGVAKRLVEAGAIERRGDRLIVRSESFFQQARSWIGSVPAAYPEVPVLTNNVLHPQRPPKPVGPAYERFIPWLNTQLGFHVADIDADLQHFHRWMNDPRVAVIWEDRGDLSYHRDFIARRLADPRTLPLIGTFGGVPFGYFELYWAKEDRIGPHYEADGYDRGWHVAIGEDDFRGKAFVSAWLPSLMHYMFLADLRTRRIVGEPIHHHAQQIRNLDRSGFAKVKHIQFPHKKALLVMLLRERFFMDRLLSPDLTGLSDEDGQPVLGSLPRDAAR from the coding sequence ATGGATGCTTCCGTAGCGTTGAGGGGTGAAAAGACGGCGGAGGGATCGTTTGACTTGCGCTTGCCGGCGTCAGGTTTTGTAAGCCATGCTCTCGCTTGTGTTCAGCCGCTCATCGTGTCGCAGGGGCGGGCATCGGGCAGTTTTTGCGTCGAGCAAAATGGCATTGAGGTTGCCTCTGGCTTTCTCTCAGGCCCCGCCGCCAACCAATTGGTCTTTGACACCATATCTTCAGCCGCTTTGCCTGCTTTCGGCGAAGATATCGTCAATGCCGTCTCGGAAGCCATTCTCACATGCAATCCGCACGTGGTTTGCTTCGAGATCGAGCTTGCGGATGACGGCGTTGCGAAGCGCCTGGTAGAAGCGGGCGCGATCGAGCGTCGGGGCGACCGCTTGATCGTGCGCTCCGAATCCTTCTTTCAGCAGGCAAGATCCTGGATTGGAAGCGTACCCGCTGCCTATCCGGAAGTGCCGGTCCTGACGAACAATGTCCTTCATCCGCAAAGGCCGCCGAAGCCCGTTGGCCCCGCCTACGAGCGCTTCATTCCCTGGCTGAACACGCAGCTTGGCTTCCATGTCGCCGATATCGACGCCGATCTCCAGCATTTTCATCGCTGGATGAACGATCCCAGAGTTGCCGTCATATGGGAGGACCGCGGCGATCTTTCCTATCATCGTGATTTCATCGCCCGCCGCCTCGCCGATCCGCGGACGTTGCCGCTGATCGGAACGTTCGGCGGCGTGCCCTTCGGCTATTTCGAACTCTATTGGGCTAAAGAAGATCGGATCGGCCCGCACTACGAAGCCGATGGCTATGATCGTGGCTGGCATGTGGCGATCGGCGAAGACGATTTCCGCGGAAAGGCCTTCGTCAGCGCCTGGCTGCCATCGCTGATGCACTACATGTTCCTGGCAGATCTGCGCACCCGCCGCATCGTCGGCGAGCCGATCCATCATCATGCCCAGCAGATCCGCAATCTCGATCGCTCAGGTTTCGCCAAGGTCAAGCACATCCAGTTTCCGCATAAGAAGGCGCTTTTGGTCATGCTGCTGCGCGAGCGCTTCTTTATGGACCGACTGCTGTCGCCGGATCTCACCGGCCTTTCCGACGAGGATGGTCAGCCCGTTCTGGGTTCTCTGCCGCGAGATGCAGCGCGATGA
- a CDS encoding MATE family efflux transporter, with protein MKAAVDMNDPRIMRLVLTVALPAVAGLAASAGHHAINAIFLGALGPVVLAGISLVMPLFLLVAAAGQGLGIGLATLLARHLGEGDLKAASSVAATALAATVPLGIVLSTLIYLGLPDFVGALGAGDNLLAPGLDYGRLLAFGMTLGLLQAVCDFIAIAEGNSRFSMIVLIASFALNAVLDPVFIFLFKLGAAGAALATVISSIAALTCYLVYFVRKWGAVSIAGGLIRWRLLRPIARIGIPAAATSIVTGFGFLILMREAAVHGGDTGVAATAIAIRLMTLGQLPLFGFCLGAQSVVSHAFGAGDAQRLKAVIRFMLAVTVPVALLYSALLFLAAEPMARLFTDSPQVVNEAVPWLRALFPVFPLAAFQSVLLVMLQSRGRAGLSALVGLAPQGYLLIPLLLLLPLWMGFGGVSAAPAVAAILAAILGISVARREWLAILPADAPDLAGQSTLHP; from the coding sequence ATGAAGGCAGCCGTCGACATGAACGATCCGCGCATCATGCGGCTCGTTCTGACGGTCGCACTGCCGGCGGTAGCGGGATTGGCCGCGAGCGCCGGCCATCATGCGATCAATGCGATCTTTCTCGGCGCCCTGGGGCCGGTTGTGCTGGCCGGCATCAGCCTGGTCATGCCGCTCTTTCTGCTTGTCGCCGCTGCAGGTCAGGGGCTCGGCATCGGGCTTGCCACACTTTTGGCGCGCCATCTCGGCGAGGGCGATCTGAAAGCCGCTTCCTCGGTTGCCGCAACGGCGCTCGCGGCGACGGTTCCGCTCGGCATCGTCCTCTCCACACTGATCTATCTCGGACTACCTGATTTCGTCGGCGCACTTGGCGCAGGCGATAATCTTCTTGCCCCGGGACTGGACTACGGACGGCTGCTCGCTTTCGGCATGACGCTCGGGCTTTTGCAGGCAGTCTGCGATTTCATCGCGATTGCCGAGGGCAATTCACGCTTCTCGATGATCGTACTAATCGCCAGCTTCGCCCTGAACGCCGTCCTCGATCCCGTTTTCATTTTCCTCTTCAAGCTCGGCGCAGCCGGCGCGGCGCTGGCGACCGTCATTTCCTCCATCGCGGCACTTACCTGCTATCTTGTCTACTTTGTCCGCAAGTGGGGAGCGGTCAGCATAGCAGGTGGCTTGATACGCTGGCGCCTGTTGCGGCCAATCGCGAGGATCGGCATTCCCGCCGCCGCGACCAGCATTGTGACCGGCTTCGGCTTTCTCATCCTGATGCGGGAGGCCGCTGTTCATGGCGGCGATACGGGTGTGGCCGCGACAGCGATCGCTATCCGTCTGATGACTTTGGGGCAGCTTCCTCTGTTCGGGTTTTGCCTTGGAGCACAGAGCGTCGTCAGCCACGCCTTTGGTGCCGGCGATGCCCAGCGGTTGAAGGCCGTCATCCGCTTCATGCTTGCGGTAACCGTACCCGTTGCTTTGCTTTATTCCGCCTTGCTGTTCCTGGCGGCGGAGCCGATGGCGCGCCTGTTCACCGATAGTCCGCAGGTTGTCAACGAAGCGGTGCCGTGGCTGCGCGCACTCTTTCCGGTCTTCCCGCTGGCAGCCTTTCAATCCGTGCTGCTGGTGATGCTGCAATCGCGGGGCAGGGCTGGCCTGTCCGCCCTGGTTGGGCTCGCACCGCAAGGCTATCTGCTGATCCCGCTTCTCCTGCTACTGCCGCTGTGGATGGGCTTTGGCGGCGTCTCCGCGGCACCCGCGGTGGCTGCCATCCTCGCTGCCATCCTCGGCATTTCCGTCGCTCGGCGGGAATGGCTCGCCATTCTGCCGGCGGATGCACCCGATCTGGCCGGCCAATCGACACTTCACCCCTAA
- a CDS encoding amino acid adenylation domain-containing protein, with product MNDSDYVAKCSLSPTQSRIWLLSETGNEGVYGRQILAITFPPVSLAVAQQALAMLSRQHPLITSEFEARAGGAVQQILRSDCTVDFIETELAAGDDPSAALTTVATTEQARSIDLTNGNPARFILATQNGQVVGAVFSLHAILADAVTLDLLATDFLRNIDSRLPADIAETTLADAVSWMTGNGAPRNPAPELVDFWFQRLTAQENIASLLPQTSAGKNIVDEAWFEHVLEVPVQAVAEGSRNLLAALGIALRRHSGHGTQRIGLVTRREKQTIAARSEDVLILTTELNGAMTLGDVRTAFAKEIETAVRQSLPFEALADALLRRDELFDTTGLVKTLLDVRPPLRFMEAMPDGAAIRSLVEPQARRDAELVITVSPMSDDRLRIGFGFDPQKHDRKQILRFADDLAVALARLNTNPGEQIKHVPFASPEELDRLSAPYPDAPEADDGTPIHEVISARAKRRPNAFAVAQGEKSVTHGELEAAANRLAHRLIALGVGPEKRVAIALEKSIDAIIAILAVLKSGGAFTPVEPDHPEARNRHILTAPGLSLVISRARHIANLPSDIATPFLNLDAADLSLESSEAPATVIAPQQLAYVIYTSGSTGVPKGVAVEHGPLAHHCKATLRIYEMSEESCEYPVLPFTSDGGHERWMVPLMAGGGVVLTQDKLATPEDAFTMMKRHGVNNASLPTSYVRGLAEYAGENSKIPRLRLYSFGGEALSQAVFDMITENLKAQLLINGYGPTETIMTPMIWKIPAGTRFEGTVAPIGRGVGDRRIYVLDADLAPVPVGVIGEIYIGGSGLARGYLGQPELTADRFIPDPFSPNGRLYKSGDLGRWREDGIVEFAGRVDHQIKLRGFRIEPGEIEAVLRSDQRVAEAVVLLHNEGGRSSLVAYVVPREGESLGVTELRRAAMTALPDYMVPQTIMLIDRLPMGPNSKLDRAALPAPRIEREMIEPANDKERAILAAWKEVLDIGDIGVTENFFDIGGQSLAAVRIVSRLKMRHPVWPLSIADMFNHPTVRDLALAIDGNRDEAGVDVVYLRRNGDRPVLYCFPGLLVSTREYMRLVDYLGPEQPATGFICYSLTETKTLSTRVEDITARYAEAVRKKAKGRPCAFLGWSWGGLLAYEAARQLGNDIDLRMIGMVDVCDMDEEFTVGIMPRFEDGIRDRTHAAVQGWLATTPMREDWKRLFAAMNEEVYEQFLHHVVKHNVKLPTDGPDIGSEEHTFWILIDNAMIFRNYRLEQSDFRIHAFAAEDSLTRALNVIDWRRYSQNATASEIVTGTNHLTIIGKTPFHQRFARRLDHAFAPSSLSAGIIK from the coding sequence GTGAATGACTCCGATTACGTCGCCAAATGCTCGCTATCACCGACGCAATCGCGCATCTGGCTCTTGTCGGAGACGGGTAACGAAGGCGTCTATGGACGGCAAATACTCGCCATCACCTTTCCTCCAGTCTCTCTTGCTGTGGCGCAACAAGCTCTTGCGATGCTTTCGCGCCAGCATCCCCTCATCACATCGGAATTCGAGGCGCGGGCGGGCGGCGCCGTTCAACAGATCCTGAGAAGTGATTGCACAGTCGACTTCATCGAGACGGAACTGGCGGCAGGTGACGATCCGAGCGCGGCGCTGACCACAGTCGCCACTACCGAACAGGCTCGATCGATTGACCTGACGAACGGCAATCCGGCGCGCTTCATTCTCGCCACGCAGAACGGCCAGGTCGTCGGCGCCGTGTTTTCCCTGCATGCCATCCTTGCCGATGCGGTGACGCTCGATTTGCTGGCAACGGATTTCCTTCGCAATATCGACAGCCGCCTGCCGGCAGACATTGCGGAAACCACGTTGGCCGACGCAGTGTCGTGGATGACCGGTAATGGCGCGCCGCGCAATCCGGCACCGGAGCTGGTCGACTTCTGGTTCCAGCGGCTGACTGCGCAAGAGAATATCGCATCGCTGCTGCCACAGACATCGGCGGGAAAAAACATCGTCGATGAGGCCTGGTTCGAGCATGTGCTTGAAGTGCCTGTACAGGCGGTCGCGGAAGGCTCCCGCAACCTTCTCGCCGCACTCGGGATCGCCCTTCGCCGGCATTCCGGCCACGGCACGCAAAGGATCGGCCTGGTCACTCGACGGGAAAAACAGACGATCGCGGCACGCAGCGAGGATGTGCTGATCCTGACGACGGAACTCAACGGCGCCATGACGCTGGGCGACGTCCGCACGGCATTCGCAAAGGAAATCGAGACCGCCGTCCGGCAATCCCTGCCCTTTGAGGCACTCGCCGATGCGCTGCTGCGCCGGGACGAGCTGTTCGACACGACCGGCCTCGTCAAGACGCTTCTCGATGTGCGGCCTCCCCTTCGCTTCATGGAAGCGATGCCCGATGGCGCAGCAATCCGCAGCCTCGTCGAACCCCAGGCACGCCGCGACGCCGAACTGGTCATCACCGTTTCCCCCATGTCCGATGACAGGCTTCGCATCGGCTTCGGTTTCGATCCGCAAAAGCATGACCGAAAGCAGATCCTCCGCTTTGCCGATGATCTTGCCGTCGCGCTCGCGCGGCTGAATACCAATCCCGGCGAGCAGATCAAACACGTTCCGTTCGCTTCGCCTGAAGAACTGGACCGGCTCTCCGCGCCTTATCCCGATGCGCCGGAAGCGGACGATGGCACGCCCATCCACGAGGTCATCTCCGCGCGGGCAAAACGACGGCCGAATGCTTTCGCCGTGGCCCAGGGCGAGAAATCGGTCACGCATGGCGAGCTCGAGGCAGCCGCCAATCGGTTGGCGCACCGCCTGATCGCATTGGGGGTCGGACCGGAAAAACGCGTCGCCATCGCACTCGAAAAGTCGATCGATGCCATCATCGCCATTTTGGCCGTTCTGAAGTCGGGCGGCGCATTCACGCCGGTCGAGCCCGATCACCCGGAAGCGCGCAATCGCCATATCCTGACGGCGCCGGGGCTCTCGCTGGTCATTTCCCGCGCTCGCCACATCGCAAACCTTCCAAGCGACATTGCAACACCCTTCCTCAATCTCGACGCCGCCGACCTTTCCTTAGAAAGCAGCGAAGCGCCTGCGACCGTGATCGCACCGCAGCAGCTTGCCTATGTGATCTACACCTCCGGCTCGACGGGCGTGCCGAAAGGCGTCGCGGTCGAGCACGGCCCGCTGGCGCATCATTGCAAGGCGACACTGCGCATCTACGAGATGAGCGAGGAGTCCTGCGAATATCCCGTCCTTCCCTTCACGTCCGACGGCGGCCATGAGCGCTGGATGGTGCCGCTGATGGCAGGCGGCGGCGTGGTGCTGACCCAAGACAAGCTTGCCACGCCCGAAGATGCCTTCACGATGATGAAGCGCCACGGCGTCAACAATGCCAGCCTGCCCACGAGCTATGTGCGTGGCCTTGCCGAATATGCCGGCGAGAACAGCAAAATACCGCGGCTGCGGCTCTACTCCTTCGGCGGCGAAGCCTTGTCGCAGGCGGTGTTCGACATGATCACCGAGAACCTGAAGGCGCAGCTGCTGATCAACGGCTATGGTCCGACCGAAACGATCATGACCCCGATGATCTGGAAGATCCCCGCGGGAACCCGCTTTGAGGGGACTGTCGCACCGATCGGCCGCGGTGTCGGTGATCGTCGCATCTATGTGCTCGATGCCGATCTGGCACCCGTTCCGGTCGGTGTAATCGGCGAGATCTATATCGGCGGCAGCGGTCTCGCGCGCGGCTATCTCGGCCAGCCGGAGCTGACGGCGGATCGCTTCATTCCGGATCCTTTCTCGCCCAACGGACGGCTCTATAAATCCGGCGATCTCGGCCGCTGGCGGGAAGACGGCATCGTCGAATTCGCCGGCCGTGTCGACCACCAGATCAAATTGCGCGGCTTCCGCATCGAGCCCGGCGAGATCGAGGCGGTGCTGCGGTCGGATCAACGCGTCGCCGAAGCCGTCGTGCTGTTGCACAATGAGGGAGGGCGCAGCTCGCTTGTCGCGTATGTCGTGCCCCGCGAAGGCGAAAGCCTTGGTGTCACCGAGCTGCGCCGCGCCGCCATGACGGCCCTGCCCGACTATATGGTGCCGCAGACCATCATGCTGATCGACAGACTGCCGATGGGACCGAACAGCAAGCTGGATCGCGCCGCCCTGCCGGCACCGCGCATCGAACGCGAGATGATCGAGCCGGCCAATGACAAGGAAAGAGCGATCCTCGCAGCGTGGAAGGAAGTCCTCGATATCGGCGATATCGGTGTCACGGAGAATTTCTTCGATATAGGTGGCCAATCACTGGCGGCTGTGCGCATCGTATCGCGTCTGAAGATGCGCCATCCCGTATGGCCGCTGTCGATCGCCGATATGTTCAACCATCCGACCGTGCGCGATCTGGCACTCGCGATCGATGGCAATCGCGACGAGGCCGGTGTCGACGTGGTCTACCTCCGTCGCAACGGCGACCGACCGGTGCTCTATTGCTTCCCCGGTCTCCTCGTCAGCACGCGCGAATATATGCGCCTGGTCGACTATCTCGGCCCGGAACAACCGGCAACCGGCTTCATCTGCTATTCGTTGACCGAAACCAAGACACTGAGCACCCGCGTCGAGGATATCACCGCACGCTATGCCGAGGCCGTGCGCAAAAAAGCCAAGGGTCGCCCCTGCGCCTTCCTCGGCTGGTCCTGGGGCGGACTGCTTGCCTATGAGGCTGCCCGTCAGCTCGGCAACGACATCGATCTGCGTATGATCGGCATGGTCGATGTTTGCGACATGGACGAGGAATTCACCGTCGGCATCATGCCACGCTTCGAAGATGGTATCCGGGACCGCACCCATGCCGCCGTTCAAGGCTGGTTGGCAACGACGCCGATGCGCGAGGATTGGAAGAGGCTTTTCGCCGCCATGAACGAGGAGGTCTACGAACAGTTCCTCCACCATGTCGTCAAGCATAACGTCAAGCTGCCGACGGACGGTCCGGACATCGGCTCGGAAGAGCACACGTTCTGGATCCTCATCGACAACGCGATGATCTTCCGAAACTACCGCCTTGAGCAATCCGATTTCCGCATCCACGCTTTCGCGGCCGAGGATTCCCTCACACGCGCCCTCAATGTCATCGACTGGCGGCGCTATTCGCAAAACGCCACCGCCTCGGAAATCGTCACCGGCACCAACCATCTGACGATCATCGGCAAGACGCCCTTCCACCAGCGTTTCGCGCGACGGCTCGATCACGCTTTTGCGCCGAGCTCCCTGTCCGCCGGCATCATCAAGTAA
- a CDS encoding 4'-phosphopantetheinyl transferase superfamily protein encodes MQVELHSLHLREGFDAPDWILSEPERHRAAAFRSAEARRLFVAGRFLCRRILGSLLACAPQTLSIAITRSGRPYLSDYPDIDFNISHARDRVVLAICRGGRIGIDIERFDAFSEKEAYEILPMILSEHELDQVRQLDARHRHDAFLACWVQKEAALKCLGQGFLADPQSVTLAPDDTTSSIECQVSGEPIFIRSGQTAGEESGDFQWAIATSRVAAEPQWQHHISGISL; translated from the coding sequence GTGCAGGTCGAGCTCCATAGCCTGCATCTGCGCGAGGGATTTGATGCCCCGGACTGGATATTGAGCGAACCGGAAAGACACCGTGCGGCGGCATTTCGATCGGCCGAAGCGCGGCGTCTTTTCGTTGCCGGGCGGTTCCTTTGTCGTCGCATCCTCGGCAGTCTGCTCGCGTGCGCGCCGCAGACGCTCTCTATTGCGATTACTCGGTCGGGCAGACCCTATCTGTCCGACTATCCCGATATCGACTTCAATATTTCGCATGCGCGCGATCGAGTGGTGCTCGCGATCTGTCGCGGCGGCCGCATCGGCATCGATATCGAGCGCTTCGATGCATTTTCGGAGAAGGAAGCCTACGAGATCCTGCCGATGATCCTTTCCGAACACGAGCTCGATCAAGTTCGGCAACTGGACGCGCGACATCGCCACGATGCTTTCCTCGCCTGCTGGGTTCAGAAGGAGGCTGCGCTGAAATGCCTTGGCCAGGGCTTTCTGGCCGACCCGCAAAGCGTGACACTCGCACCCGATGACACAACCTCTAGCATCGAATGCCAGGTATCTGGCGAACCGATTTTCATCCGTTCCGGCCAGACCGCCGGCGAAGAAAGCGGGGATTTTCAATGGGCTATCGCGACATCAAGGGTCGCGGCAGAGCCGCAATGGCAGCATCACATAAGCGGGATTTCCTTATAG
- a CDS encoding lysine N(6)-hydroxylase/L-ornithine N(5)-oxygenase family protein: MTSHVLDLAGAGIGPFNLSLAAQLDSLPELSVRFFERRPSFAWHPGMMLPGAEMQTSILKDLVTATNPTSPWSFLSYLVAHKRFYQFLNAEYEAVPRKEFADYLGWVARGLTSLRFGASVREVHANDGFFSVATDDGAIGARNLSVGVGKVPARPAWAEQLPKSMTFHSSEAAQRLGDVKAPRVAVIGGGQSGAEIVDALLDLNAVSTIHWISRRPNFEPLDATPFTNELFTPAYMERFHGLPEELRLTHTRRQVLASDGVSASTLKKLYRRFYERKLETAGAPDHGISLRPFRNVIAAEQDGPEIALTMRNGFDDSIETLAVDMIVLATGYRFVLPEFLHSLENRIELSSIGEPVLESDFSLAWDGPRENRIFVLNAGRHSHGIAEPQLSLTAWRSAVIANALLGRQYFNIGQLDPIVQWETQGHSSEISSHLGQAAE, translated from the coding sequence ATGACATCGCACGTGCTCGACCTCGCCGGGGCCGGAATTGGTCCGTTCAACCTCAGCCTTGCCGCCCAGCTCGACTCCCTCCCGGAACTCTCGGTCCGCTTCTTCGAGCGGCGCCCATCCTTTGCATGGCATCCGGGGATGATGCTGCCGGGCGCCGAAATGCAGACCTCCATCCTCAAGGATCTGGTAACCGCGACCAACCCGACGAGTCCCTGGAGCTTTCTCTCCTATCTTGTTGCCCATAAACGCTTTTATCAGTTTCTCAATGCAGAATATGAAGCCGTTCCGCGCAAGGAATTCGCCGATTATCTCGGATGGGTCGCGCGCGGGCTGACCTCGCTCCGCTTCGGCGCCAGCGTGCGTGAAGTCCATGCCAATGATGGCTTCTTCTCCGTCGCCACCGACGATGGCGCAATCGGCGCCCGCAATCTTTCCGTCGGTGTCGGCAAGGTTCCTGCGCGCCCGGCTTGGGCAGAGCAACTGCCGAAATCGATGACCTTCCATAGCAGCGAAGCGGCCCAACGCCTCGGCGATGTCAAGGCTCCGCGCGTTGCCGTTATCGGCGGCGGCCAGAGCGGCGCCGAGATCGTCGATGCCCTCCTGGATCTGAACGCCGTCTCGACCATTCACTGGATCAGCCGCCGACCGAATTTCGAGCCGCTCGATGCCACGCCCTTTACCAACGAGCTGTTCACGCCGGCCTATATGGAACGCTTCCACGGGCTACCCGAGGAGCTGCGGCTCACCCATACGCGCCGGCAGGTGCTGGCGAGCGACGGCGTTTCCGCCTCCACTTTGAAAAAGCTCTATCGCCGGTTCTATGAACGCAAGCTCGAAACCGCAGGTGCTCCGGATCACGGCATATCGCTGCGTCCTTTCCGCAACGTCATTGCGGCCGAGCAGGATGGCCCCGAAATCGCGTTGACCATGCGCAACGGCTTCGATGACAGCATCGAAACGCTGGCGGTCGACATGATCGTCCTTGCGACCGGCTATCGCTTTGTGCTTCCGGAATTCCTGCATTCGCTCGAAAATCGCATCGAACTGAGCTCCATCGGCGAGCCGGTGCTGGAAAGCGACTTCTCGTTGGCATGGGACGGCCCGCGCGAAAACCGCATCTTCGTTCTCAATGCCGGCCGCCATAGCCACGGCATTGCGGAACCGCAACTCAGCCTGACCGCGTGGCGCAGCGCTGTCATCGCCAACGCCCTGCTCGGCCGCCAGTATTTCAATATCGGCCAGCTCGATCCCATCGTTCAGTGGGAAACACAAGGACATTCGTCGGAAATCTCCTCGCATCTGGGACAGGCGGCTGAATAA